The following are encoded together in the Pan troglodytes isolate AG18354 chromosome 6, NHGRI_mPanTro3-v2.0_pri, whole genome shotgun sequence genome:
- the LOC134806991 gene encoding putative uncharacterized protein encoded by LINC00269 isoform X2, whose translation MKRFLKLRSLWKMGPSSCRKRRSRLPLILHYAGSTMKDFRVQEERLTGQHLIQGLALLSRLEWGSAITADCILNLSGSSSPPTSASQVAETVRACHNAQLIFGLFLYMGSKGLTAKRSDLIMTQATT comes from the exons atgggaccatctagttgcaggaaaagaaGGTCAAGACTCCCACtcattctacattatg CTGGATCTACCATGAAAGACTTCAGAGTTCAGGAAGAGAGACTGACTGGGCAACATCTTATTCAG ggtcttgctctgttgtccaggctggagtggggtaGTGCTATCACAGCtgactgcatcctcaacctctcaggctcaagcagtcctcccacctcagcctcccaggtggctgagACTGTACGTGCTTGCCAcaatgcccaactaatatttggacTTTTCCTATACATGGGTTCCAAAGGGCTGACTGCGAAAC GAAGTGACCTCATAAtgactcaagctaccacttaG
- the LOC134806991 gene encoding uncharacterized protein LOC134806991 isoform X1 codes for MKRFLKLRSLWKENLMPDDLSLSPITSRWDHLVAGKEGQDSHSFYIMPQPRCLTLLSMMQQEAPGECFSPSLYYCHVLITVWWNLNDLLSRWINPSFPVLEYRKWMDNWIYHERLQSSGRETDWATSYSGSCSVVQAGVG; via the exons gagaatctaatgcctgatgatctgtcattgtctcccatcacctccagatgggaccatctagttgcaggaaaagaaGGTCAAGACTCCCACtcattctacattatg CCTCAGCCAAGATGTCTCACCCTACTCTCTATGATGCAACAAGAAGCCCCTGGGGAATGTTTCAGTCCCAGTCTGTACTATTGTCATGTGCTCATCACAGTCTG GTGGAATTTAAATGACCTTTTATCAAGATGGATAAACCCAAGTTTCCCAGTGCTGGAATACAGAAAATGGATGGACAA CTGGATCTACCATGAAAGACTTCAGAGTTCAGGAAGAGAGACTGACTGGGCAACATCTTATTCAG ggtcttgctctgttgtccaggctggagtggggtaG